In the Enterobacter cloacae subsp. cloacae ATCC 13047 genome, GCTATGGCCTGACCGAATGCGCCCCTCTGGTCAGCGTCAATCCGCATGATATCGACTACCACAGCGGCAGTATCGGCCTGCCCGTACCGTCGACGGAAGCCAAACTGGTGGATGATGACGACAACGAAGTTGCACCGGGCGAGCCGGGTGAACTGTGCGTTAAAGGGCCACAGGTGATGCTGGGCTACTGGCAGCGTCCTGATGCCACCGACGAAATCATCAAAGACGGCTGGCTACACACCGGTGATATCGCGGTGATGGACGAAGAGGGCTTCCTGCGCATTGTCGATCGTAAGAAAGACATGATCCTCGTCTCCGGATTTAACGTCTATCCGAATGAGATCGAAGATGTGGTGATGCAGCATAGCGGCGTGCTTGAAGTTGCCACGGTTGGCGTACCTTCCGGCAGCAGCGGCGAGGCAGTGAAGATTTTTGTGGTGAAGAAAAACGCCTCTCTTACCGAGGAGGAGCTCATCACGTTCTGCCGCCGTCAGCTCACCGGCTATAAAGTGCCGAAGCTGGTGGAGTTCCGCGATGAGCTGCCGAAATCGAACGTCGGGAAGATATTACGACGAGAATTACGTGACGAAGCCCGTGCCAAAGTGGACAATAAGGCCTGAGCTTCATGCTAATCGCCCAGACGCCGGTTTAGCCGGCGTTTTTTATGGGCGCAAACAAAAGAGAAACCGTTTTGAATTACCAGATGATCACGACCAACGACGAGCTGGCTTCGCTGTGCGAAGTGACGCGCGACTTTCCTGCCATCGCCCTGGATACCGAGTTTGTCCGTACCCGGACGTATTATCCGCAGTTGGGTTTGATTCAGATGTACGACGGCAAACACGTGTCGCTGATTGACCCGCTCGGCATTACCGACTGGACGCCGATGCGTGACCTGCTGCTTGATACTGCGGTCACCAAATACCTGCACGCAGGCAGTGAAGATCTGGAAGTCTTTCTGAATACGTTTGGCATCATGCCGCAGCCGCTGATTGACACGCAGATCCTCGCCGCGTTCAGCAATCGTCCGCTTTCATGGGGCTTTGCCGCCATGGTTGAGGAGTACACCGGCCTGACCCTGGATAAAAGTGAATCCCGTACCGACTGGCTGGCGCGCCCGCTCACAGAGCGTCAGCTGGATTACGCTGCAGCAGATGTGTTTTACCTGCTGCCGATTGCCGGACAACTGATGAAAGAGGCAGAAGCCTCCGGCTGGCTGCCTGCTGCTCTGGATGAGTGCCGCATGACGCAGCAGCGTCGTCAGGAAATCGCTGACCCGAAAGAGGCCTGGCGCGATATCAGCAACGCGTGGCAGCTGCGTACGCGTCAGCTGGCCTGTCTGCAATTATTAGCCGACTGGCGCCTGCGTAAAGCGCGCGAACGCGATTTGGCCGTTAACTTTGTGGTACGCGAAGAGCACCTGTGGGCGGTCGCACGCTATATGCCAGGCAGCATGGGTGAGCTGGACAGCATTGGGCTTTCAGGCAGCGAAATCCGCTTTCACGGAAAAACGCTGCTCGCGCTGGTGGCCAAAGCGCAGCAGATACCGGATGACGCACTGCCAGAGCCTCTGCTGAATCTGATGGATATGCCGGGCTATCGCAAAGCGTTTAAAGATATTAAAGCGCTGGTGCAGGCTGTGGCGGCAGAAAGCAAACTGAGTGCGGAATTGCTGGCATCACGTCGTCAGATAAACCAGCTTTTGAACTGGCACTGGAAGCTGAAACCGCAGAATGGCTTACCGGAAATGATGGCGGGCTGGCGCGGGGAATTGATGGCCGATCGCCTGAATACGTTGCTGGAAGGGTATCCACGATAATCAATATGCCGGGCGATATACCCGGCATATTCCCCCGGTGGCGCTGCGCTTACCGGGGCTACGAAATCAAAA is a window encoding:
- the rnd gene encoding ribonuclease D — protein: MNYQMITTNDELASLCEVTRDFPAIALDTEFVRTRTYYPQLGLIQMYDGKHVSLIDPLGITDWTPMRDLLLDTAVTKYLHAGSEDLEVFLNTFGIMPQPLIDTQILAAFSNRPLSWGFAAMVEEYTGLTLDKSESRTDWLARPLTERQLDYAAADVFYLLPIAGQLMKEAEASGWLPAALDECRMTQQRRQEIADPKEAWRDISNAWQLRTRQLACLQLLADWRLRKARERDLAVNFVVREEHLWAVARYMPGSMGELDSIGLSGSEIRFHGKTLLALVAKAQQIPDDALPEPLLNLMDMPGYRKAFKDIKALVQAVAAESKLSAELLASRRQINQLLNWHWKLKPQNGLPEMMAGWRGELMADRLNTLLEGYPR